The nucleotide sequence GGCCGCGGCCGGGGGAGCCGCGCCCGTCGGTGACCAGCACCGCGAACCCATGGTCGGCGAACCAGCGGCTGGTCAGGTAGGCGTTGCGGGACTGCAGGACGCGCTGCGCGTGCGGCCCGCCGTAGGGGTCGAGCAGCACCGGCAGCGGGGTCCCGGGCACGTGTCCGGTGGGCAGCAGCACCGCGGATCGCAGCTCCCGCTCGCCGAACGCGTGCAGCGCGACCGCCGGGGTGAGGCCGGGATCGACGGCGTGCCCGGTCACCGGGTGCACGGCGCCGTCGGTGGTGAGCAGTTCGGCGTGCGGCGCGGTGTCGAGATCCTGGGAGATCCGGACCAGGGTGCCGCCGGCGGCGGTCCCGGAGTGCAGGCCCGCGGTGGGGGACAGCGCGACCGGCCCGGCACCCGGCTCGACCGAGTACAGCGCCACCGAGGTCGGCTCGGGCGACGCGCGGAACAGTACGGTCTCGCCGTCGATCCCGAGCACCTCGCGGACCTGCAGCTCCGGGCCGGTCAGCTCGGTGTCACCGGCGACGAGTCGGCGTGCCCCGCCGTCGTCCACCGCCCGTACCAGCGCGCCGGACGCGGTCCGGGCCGGGACGCCCGGCACGTTCTCCACCCACACCGGGTCGGTCTGCGAGTGCAGCGCGGTCGTCGCGCCGGTCCGCGGATCGACGGCGAGCACGAGCACCTCGCTCTGGTCGCGCGGCTGCACCGAGAGCAGCGGGCCGTGCGCGTCCCACCGGGCGGTCGCCAGGTACTCGTAGCCCGCGGTGTCCCAGGTGACCGGGGTGCGGGCGCCGCCGGTGGTGACGATCTCCAGGCCGACGGCGGCGTTCGGGGTTCCGGCCGCCGGGTAGCGGACCTCGGCGGGGACCCGGTCGGGATGCGCGGGATCGGCGATGTACCAGCGGGACACGGGGGACTCGTCGACCCGGGCGACCAGCAGCGCGGCGCCGTCGGGGGACCACCAGAAGCCGCGGGTGCGGCTCATCTCCTCGGCCGCGGCGAAGTCCGGGAGCCCGTAGGAGACGTCGTCGCCCTCCGGGGTGAGCAGCGCCGTGGTGCTCCCGCCGGCGAGCTCGTGCAGGTGCAGCGCCCGCTCGGCGACGAACGCGATCCGCTGCCCGGTCGGGTCGATCCGCGGGTCGACGACGGCCTCGATCCCACCGACGTCGAGCGGCCGGACGTCCGGCTCGCCGGTCAGTGAGACCGTGAAGGGCCGCCCGGACAGCGCGAACACGGCCCGCTCGACGGCGTCGTCGCAGGTGTAGCCGACCACGCCGCCGGCCTGCTCACGGACGCGCTCGCGCCGGGCCCGCTCCGCGGCGGGCAGGTCCTCCTCGCCGGGCAGGCCCGGGACCTCGGCCGGATCGACGAGCAGCCGTTCGACGCCGGTCCGGGCGTCGATCGACCACAGGCAGGTCACCGGATCGGTGCCGGAGCGGCTGCGCAGGAACACCACCCGCGAACCGTCCGGTGCGACGGTGAAGCCGCGCGGGACACCGAGCGAGAACCGCCTGGTGCGGGCGTGCAGACGGGGGAACGAGTCGGTCACGGGGTCCTCTCCGGGGTGTGCGATTCGCGGGCACGCCGGCCACCGGCCTCCGCGCAGCCCTGCGCGGCGAGCCGGTCGGCGCGTTCGTTCTCCGGGTGGCCCGAGTGGCCCTTCACCCAGAACCAGGTGACGTCGTGCCCGCGGACGGCGGCGTCGAGCTCGCGCCACAGGTCGTCGTTCTTGACGGGTTCACCGGCGGCGGTCCGCCAGCCGCGGGTCTTCCACCGGGGCAGCCACTGGGTGATGCCGTTGCGCACGTAGGTGCTGTCGGTGTGCAGGTGCACGACGCTGCGCCGGGTCAGCACGGCCAGCGCCCGGATCGGCGCGGTGAGCTCCATCCGGTTGTTCGTGGTCGTGCCCGGCTCGCCGCCGTAGAGGTCCCGCTCGTGGGTGCCGTAGCGGAGCACCGCGCCCCAGCCGCCCGGACCCGGGTTGGGGACGCAGGCACCGTCGGTGAAGATCTCCACGACCACCGTCACGGGCCGCGACGTTATCGCCTCGGTGTCCCCTCAGTAGAGCCGGTACGACGCGCGGGCGGCCGTGAACCCGTGCCCGGTGCGGGCGTCCCGGCACTCGACGCCGCTGCGCCGGCTGACGCAGGTGAGGTCGCCGCGGGTCAGGTGGGTGCCGTAGTCGAGCACCGCGTCGCCGGTCGCCGCGGGTGCCGGCTCGCAGCTCGCGCGGGATCCGGCGGCCCCGCCGACGACGAGCCCGGCGTCGGTCGTGCAGTCGTCGGCCGCCCACTCCCGGCTGGTGACGTCGCAGCGGGCCTCTCCGGTGTCCATCGAGCAGGCGATGTTGCCCGACGGCGAGCTGAACGCCGCCGGATCACCGAACCCGGCCGGATCGGCGGGCGTGCTGTCCGCGACGAGATCGGCCGGCACCACCGGCGCGGCCTGGGCCTGCGCGGACTCGGTGGGTCCGGGTCCGGTGTCGGGTCCGTCGGTGCCTGCCGTGAGCGCGCCGACCACGGCGAGCACCAGGGCCACGGCGACCGCGACGGCCGCGATCCGGTGCGGCACCCGCTCCCGGATCGAACCGGCGACGGCGCCGACCCGGCCGGTGTCGACGGTGTCGAGGGCACGGCGCCACGCCGGACGCGGCGGCGGTGCCGGCGGGTACACCGAGGGGACGTGGGCGAGCGGTCTGCCCGGCGCGCCCGCCGCCGGGGAGACGGCGGGCCACGGCATCGGCGGGGTACGCGGACCCGGCACGGCCAGCGGACCGGTCAGCTCGACCGTTCCCGGGCCCGCGGTGCCCGGACCTGCTGTTGCCGGGCCTGCGGTTCCCGGACCCGCCGTGCCCGGGGCCTGCCCGGGCCGGAGGCCGGCCTCGGGGCGGGGCGCCTGCGGCGGGCGGGGCTGCGGTACGGACGGCCCGTCCAGCACGGTCGCGGAGGGGTGGCCGTTCCGTGCGGGGTCGGGCGGGGCGGGGGATCGGTCGTCGGCGTGGGGAGCGCTCATCGGTGGTGGACCGTAGATCGGGAACGCGGCCCGGCGCAGCGGCCGATCGGAGCAGTCCCGGCAGCCGGTCGCCCCGTTACGGCGACTGCCCGCACCGGACGCCGAGCGGCCGATCGGATCGCCGGAGGGTGGGAGCCGGTCGTCGACCGGTAGTGCATCCTGACCCGCGTGAGCCAGGCCCTCTACGAGATCACGGTGAACGCGCTGCTCGACCGGGACCGCCCGCTCACCGCGGCGGAATGGGACGCCGCGGTCGCCCGGGTCGGCGGGAACCGGGTGCCGCAGCTGCTCGACGAGCTGGACGACGCCGGGTTGATCGCACCCGGCCTGCTGGCGCGGGCGGTACCCGAGGCATGGGCCGGAGCCGACCTGCCGTGGGAGCGGTTGCCGGTACAGCGGTGGCGGGAGCTGTTCGCGGGGGCCGGGCTGGAGCTGCCGGGCTGAGCTGCCGGCCGCGACCGCGCGAACGCCGGCCGTCAGGCGCGCAGCCGGAAGCGATACCAGCACGGCGAGGTGCGGTTCATCGGCCAGCCCAGTCCCGCTGTCTCCGCCGGTTCGACCCGGACGAGGTCCCACGCGTCCAGCGCTTCCTCGACCTCGGCGCGGGAGACCCCGCCGATCACCGACCGCAACCGGTTCGGCCCGAACGCGAGCAGCAGCAGGGTCGCGCCCGGATCGGCGAGCGCGGTCACCCCGCGGCCCTCGGCGAGCCGCTGGTCGCGGTCGAGGCACTGGAAACAGCCGATGTCGAGGAACAGGTCGAAGGTGCCCAGCCCGGCGGCGGCCAGGTCCGTGACGTCCCCGACGACGTAGCTGACGCCGGGGACGGCGCTGCGGCGGGCGGCGTCGACGGCGCTCGGCACGTTGTCGATCCCGACGACCTCCCAGCCGCGGCTCGCCAGCTCAGGGGTGAACAGGCCGCGGCCGCACCCGAGATCCAGGGCCCGGCCCGGCCGGCTGCCGCGCTCGGCGAGCTCACGGTCGAGGTGGGCTCGGGTGGCCGTCATCGTGGCCCGCCCGGAGCGCTCCCAGGGCACGATCCCGAACCGGTAGAGCCGTTCGTATCGGGTCACGATGCAGCCTCCGCATGTCGCCGCGACCGGGAGGCGAACCTACCCGGAGCGCCGGCCCACCGGTAGCGCGTCCGGCCGCGGTCTCGCACGCCTCTCGATCGTGCGAAACGCCTGCGCGACAGAACATACCGCGC is from Pseudonocardia autotrophica and encodes:
- the rnhA gene encoding ribonuclease HI encodes the protein MVVEIFTDGACVPNPGPGGWGAVLRYGTHERDLYGGEPGTTTNNRMELTAPIRALAVLTRRSVVHLHTDSTYVRNGITQWLPRWKTRGWRTAAGEPVKNDDLWRELDAAVRGHDVTWFWVKGHSGHPENERADRLAAQGCAEAGGRRARESHTPERTP
- a CDS encoding class I SAM-dependent methyltransferase, encoding MTRYERLYRFGIVPWERSGRATMTATRAHLDRELAERGSRPGRALDLGCGRGLFTPELASRGWEVVGIDNVPSAVDAARRSAVPGVSYVVGDVTDLAAAGLGTFDLFLDIGCFQCLDRDQRLAEGRGVTALADPGATLLLLAFGPNRLRSVIGGVSRAEVEEALDAWDLVRVEPAETAGLGWPMNRTSPCWYRFRLRA
- a CDS encoding S9 family peptidase; its protein translation is MTDSFPRLHARTRRFSLGVPRGFTVAPDGSRVVFLRSRSGTDPVTCLWSIDARTGVERLLVDPAEVPGLPGEEDLPAAERARRERVREQAGGVVGYTCDDAVERAVFALSGRPFTVSLTGEPDVRPLDVGGIEAVVDPRIDPTGQRIAFVAERALHLHELAGGSTTALLTPEGDDVSYGLPDFAAAEEMSRTRGFWWSPDGAALLVARVDESPVSRWYIADPAHPDRVPAEVRYPAAGTPNAAVGLEIVTTGGARTPVTWDTAGYEYLATARWDAHGPLLSVQPRDQSEVLVLAVDPRTGATTALHSQTDPVWVENVPGVPARTASGALVRAVDDGGARRLVAGDTELTGPELQVREVLGIDGETVLFRASPEPTSVALYSVEPGAGPVALSPTAGLHSGTAAGGTLVRISQDLDTAPHAELLTTDGAVHPVTGHAVDPGLTPAVALHAFGERELRSAVLLPTGHVPGTPLPVLLDPYGGPHAQRVLQSRNAYLTSRWFADHGFAVLVTDGRGSPGRGPEFERAIHGDLAGPVLDDQVAALHAAAQEYPDLDLTRVGIRGWSFGGYLAALAVLRRPDVFHAGIAGAPVTDWTLYDTHYTERYLGLPGGEPYRRSSVIDDAAIPPTEQAPHRPLMIVHGLADDNVVAAHTLRLSSALLAAGRPHQVLPLSGVTHMTPQEVVAENLLLLQVRFLQEALGIAGRFPPLNVRG